In Plasmodium coatneyi strain Hackeri chromosome 4, complete sequence, the genomic window GAACAGCAACCCTCTGCAGGGTAGTTCAGTTGGCGACACATAcacgtatgtatgcatgtaaatttgtatgaacatgtgcatattttttttctttttttttctgaacaggtaataatttttttttttttttccccttttaatcGCTATTATACCAGAGACAGCAGAATGGCTGGCCAAAAACGTCCACGAGTGACTCTCGGAAGGGCCTCATTTCTCTGCGTTGGTTCTTCAGATACTCTATCCCTGCGTGCATGGGGTTGTGGTGCCAGTGAGCATCCACGCTAACACACGTCTGCGTTGATACACTTCTATGTTGATACAGTTTTACACCTCCGTCGCTGCACATACCTGTCGTGTTCGTCCTAATCGCGACGTACTGGTCGACCAACATGACTAAGGTGAACACCCCAAACAGGAGGGAGCCGAAGGTATTCACCTGGAAGGGgcaacaaagaaaaaggggaagcaccTAAAATTAGGCCAGTCCACctaagtacatacatatgtacactgTACAAAAGGTGAAGACTCTTTCGCGCAAAAACACAAGGCATACCACGATGAGGAAGAGGTCTGTTCTGCTGAGTATGcactgaaaaaaaggggggggaaaaaagtgaatttTTCAGTAGGCGGTATAATAATGTCCAATCGCGCTACAGAATATGCCTTCCATACAAACTGCGACCATGTTTTTGCGTGTCGTCGTGTGGTACCTTCCTGTCTGTGTTCAATCTTCGGTTCGTCTGAACACACGAGATCATTTTGTACATAACGATGAAGGCGCAGTTGGTGCACATGAGCAGGGTGTACTGTGGTGTGCAGCCATGCGTACAAAGCGgtcatgcaaaaaaaaaaaaaaaaaaaaaaaaaaaaattaataaattaacaaattAGCTAGCTGACCAATTAGCCAAATGGCACTCATAAAGGGATACAAATGAAACGTCTGTTAAGCGAAAAAAACGATTTAGCAATTTTTCTgcctcgtttttttttttttttttgcgcgttTGATGTGTGTTAATTCTCCAGCTAGACATTTTGGGGACTTACGAAATTGAggaggataaaaaatttctggTTGTACTGTCCGACGCAGCCATTTATCCAAATGCCTTGAAGGAATGTttagggggggaaatgaaaaaggcgaaccgtaaaatgaacaaaatagcGAATGTTGTAGCGAGAGCATGTGTTTCCGCACAGCATGATCTTATATCTGCTCGAATGCGTGCTTgtttcccttccatttgaGTTGCAAGCTACAGTTCTGAGGCTGTCACGTCGGAGCTTTGCACTTCCAAACACTGTAGCATGTCGCGTTAGCAGAGCATCGCTCTCCCCCTACAGTGGTGATCCATTTTAATGATGCAGCGGTTGCAAACAGAGCAGTGGTGAgacctcttttcctttaacaaGTTACACTTCATGCACATGTCATCGCGATCCTGCTGTGCgtccattccttcccctaGAAATAGACgccgaaatggaaaaaatgagatgatatgcatacatgtacaGGTAACTTTGACGTGAATGGAACAAAAAGAGGGGTACACCAGACGGGAGCATATCGCAGTCAGCACACCTGTCTTTCTGGGCTCCCCTGTTAGCACCCCCGGGTTTTTAATGAGGCATTTGACGTGGCACCATAAAGTCATAAGTGTGCAGAACCAGAAGGAGGCGTACGAGAACACCCGTACTTTCGTTCTGACATAgggggcagaaaaaaaaaaaaaaaaaaaaaaaaaaaacaatgtgATTGAGAGATGCGGACATGTGTCAATCCTGTGTGTATGTGCGCTTCTTTCGGAGTTTTCTCATATAGCGTCTGTCCTCtgttcccccatttggggcTCAGACAGAGATTCGTGTTTACGCAAAAGTTGAGATGAACTTGGTGCAGAGGTACATGGACTGCAGAATTAGGGCGTGTGTCTGTTGATCAGGTGGAGCAGAGAACGATGTTTTGTGGCGGTTTTAACACTGCGTCGTTGACACGTGGGGTGACGAGCTGTTCAAAATGTTGATTAGCTAACAGACTGACCACCACTCTGGGGGCCATTTGCCCCCTCTCCCTACCAGCAAAACGAAGAAGGACCTATAAAACGCCAAAAGAATCGCCCCCACGTTTAGGGCTTTCATTCTGTGGGAAGGCtctcataaaaaagaagggggaggcACAGAGTTTAAGGGAAGCGACGAGAATATATGTCCCTGCGTGTATCCTcgcatgtgtacattatgGGTAGTTTGACGATGCTGAGGGTTTTGTTTTAAGAAATTtctacattcttttttttttttttaaaaaattagccaTTCCGATTTGATGAAAGAGGGAGGATAAATCATTGACGCGAGGAACGAACGACCGTTTTGCATGCACACACTTGGGAAGAAAGGTGGTGACGCAAAGGATTCGCAAAAAGAGGGTCCTCGGGACAAATTGTTTCACACTCTGAGTGATATGAACGCCACTTAAACTGAACCCATCTTGGGAGCCACCCACACAGGGATTACAAAATAGTCATTGTAGGTCAAACAGACCAATGTCCCAAGTTGGTGCGGAACCGAATGtggtggaaaagaaaaaaaaaaaaaaattgcaaagtgGAGAGAGACCTACGTATGGATGCACATATGTGGCTGTACATAAGAGGGGCTATATACGACTGTGCGACTCATTATGTGATGGGTTTCAGGTTTGTCTTCTTAGAGGAAACATTGAAGGGGGATTGAGAAGGGAAGATAAATCCTCCGCCCCCTACCCGATTACCATCCCATTTTTCAATATGGTTTGTTCAGCTGCGCAGAATGGACAGGAAATTTTGTAGACCATTCAAGATCcggaataatttttttttttaacacctCAGCTTACAATGGGTGAGTCACCCCGCATGACCATTTAAactgtgcacacacacacacactgtGGGGGACGTTGTGTTGTGTATGTACTCATCAGGGGGGGAATTCTCCCCCCCACCCCCTCATATGTGTAATGCCTTGTCCTCATTTCGCTTTGCACATCCAGCCGTATGTACAGCATATTTATCGCTCCGCGGTTATTCCTACTGAACGTTCACTTATATGAGGTTCTCCCccattgggaaaaaaaaaaaaacagtgttAAATTGTGAAGgcgaaaagtgaaaaaaaaaaaaagaaattcccTAGCCACGTCATCACAGGGTAGGCGTTCTCAGTCAGTTCAAGGGGATTCATTCCAcctctacacacacatatgctGCGGTTGATAcggtggagaaaaaaaaaaaaagaattgagGGGTGGTCTACTATGAGGTGTAATAAAGGACAAAGTAgcctttttcctatttttccttttttcccccctcatGCGGCTTTCTTGCCCCGTttggtgagaaaaaaaaacgtatagATCCTTAGGGGTCACGTTCCCCGATGCGCATAACCGGTTTGTCAACCCACCGCACGTCCACATAACCTAATTGGAGGGAACTCTCCCCCCACGGTAGACAAAACGTAGCAACTCCCAATAGGTGCAATAATAACCCCGTTGTAAATTCACcaatggggaaggaagatgggTATTCAACCCAACATACGAATGTGgctgaaaagggaaaaaacctAATTTGTGGAGGTGAAAAAGGAGCTTCCTTGTGTGAACTAAACATGGAGGGGATGTCTCCAGATAGCTTGAACGAACGTGTTACAGGAGTTGCCACATTTGCGAAAGAGGATAACGTGCATAAAGGTGCAGGAACTCCCACGTTAGTAGCCCAGCCAGATGGAGACACATTCGAATTGACTTCACCTCTCCCTCTTAACGAAAGTGATAAAGGATCTACGacgaaaaatgaaggaaacaaatcTGAGGATGAGGTGGACAATGAGGAGTACCTCTACGTAAGCGAACATCttagaattaaaaaagacaAACAGATCATTGTGAGTAACGCGTTGAATGATTACATCAACGAACACCTGAACTTCTTCAGTTCATGTGAcaagaaattttttaaaaatgaaaatggagAGGCAGAGCGGTTTATGGAAATTGGACTAAACCTAAAGTACTTGAGGTATAGGGATagaatgaagaggaagaaaaggcgGCTCGTCACCAAAGGGTGTGAACCTTCCACTGCAGCTACTTCCAGTATGGATGCTACTACGGGGGAAAGACCCCCCCACGGTAACCCCCCTTCATCCGACAGTAGCAGCCTCTTTTCCAATTCTTCTTCGGAAGAGGACCCCACCGGCAACAGCCCCTGCACGTCGGACGAAGACATACTTGAGAAGCTGCATTTCGATAAAGAATCCCTACATACAATGAAAAAGTTAGAACGATCCAAGAACGTCTATTTTAAATACCTTACCGATCTGTGTCTGAAGTACGACATGATGAATCGCTTCACTCTTCCCTACTTCGAGCGAGTGAAAAGAGCCATTAGGAAATCGGCCTCCGTATGTAAATGGATAAATGAAAGATCTGATGCACCCATAGAGGCAATGCAAATTTTTCTAgagaatgaggaaaatgccAAGAGGATTGAATTAAGTCAGAAGAGGTTACGATCGGATGTGGTTAACTCCATGTTCGGTTTTCATATCATCAGTGACACGCATCCGATGAAGGTTCCCATTAAGGGGGTGAATCGGTTGGGTGGGGGGGAAACCAGTTCGGGCGTCACCACGTCTACTAGCAAtccatatacatacaaatcTTTGCAGAGCACTAAACGGGTGGTGACAACAAAGCAAAGTGGGGATGCCTTGAATAGGGAAGAGGGAACCAAGCGCAGGAGACGACAAGGTGTGACGAAGGTAAATCCTCAGAAGAATATAACCAACCTGGGTCAGAAGAACTACCTGAATGATTACATAAAGAAGGTACAGAGGAATTCAAAACTGCACAACAAAGTGGGGACCATCAAGGAGTACATTCTACTGTCCAACTGGAACGACCTCAGGAGACACCACCACACCGTGAAGGCCATGTCGGACCAACGAAGGAGTAACGCCAAGATGCTTGCCAACGAATGTTACGATCAAATGAAGTTAAtagagaagaagaggaaaataattctcgagagagaagaaaaggaacgtCTGAGATTGCTTAAGGAGAACGATATGGATGCCTATATGAATTTActaaaaaatacaaaaaacaaaCGGCTGCAGGAGTTGCTAGATGTAACTGAAGAATTTTTAGCTAACATGTCTTCCTGTGTATTGCGCCAAAAGGACAGTGCATTAGATGTAGTGTCTACAGGTGAACCCTCATCAATGGGTTCTAATAAAATGGATTCTACTTACCATTCGAAGAGTGCAAACATTGCTATGAAGTCGTCTAATTATAAGGATGCGAGGGAGAAGTACCTTCTTGTGTCCCACTCGGTTAGAGAGAAAGTGGTGCAGCCGTCTATCCTAACCGGAGGGACCTTAATGAAGTACCAACTGGAGGGGTTAGAATGGCTCATTTCTCTGTATAACAATAATTTGCATGGCATTTTGGCAGATGAGATGGGTCTGGGGAAGACCATTCAAACGATCAGTCTGTTTGCCTACCTGAAGGAGTTTAAGTGGGGAGGAGCATCCGTTGGGAAGAGTGAACTTGGTGGTGCTGCAAACCGAAAACCGAAGAATCTGATCATAGTTCCCTTGTCGACATTACCAAACTGGATGAGCGAATTCGAAGCGTGGTGTCCCTCCCTGAAGGTCATCACTTATAAGGGAAACAAGTGTGAGAGGAAAGGACTAGCAAAACAGTTGCTCGAATGTGAGTACGATATATGCCTAACTACCTTCGACTTTGCCATTAAGGAAAAGGCACTactcataaaaattttttggacCT contains:
- a CDS encoding Palmitoyltransferase — encoded protein: MKALNVGAILLAFYRSFFVLLTHALILQSMYLCTKFISTFATKVRVFSYASFWFCTLMTLWCHVKCLIKNPGVLTGEPRKTGEGMDAQQDRDDMCMKCNLLKEKRSHHCSVCNRCIIKMDHHCIWINGCVGQYNQKFFILLNFYTLLMCTNCAFIVMYKMISCVQTNRRLNTDRKCILSRTDLFLIVVNTFGSLLFGVFTLVMLVDQYVAIRTNTTGIEYLKNQRREMRPFRESLVDVFGQPFCCLWFLPIDGTAHSDFSSRENFIEEEKKN